One stretch of Microbacterium terrae DNA includes these proteins:
- the cysK gene encoding cysteine synthase A encodes MTGILPDITAAFGNTPLVRLNHVTEGVGANVLAKLEFYNPASSVKDRLGIAIVDAAEASGDLQPGGTIVEATSGNTGIALAMVGAARGYRVVLAMPSSMSIERRLLLKAYGAELVLTDPAGGMKGAVAKAEELVAEIPGAVLARQFENEANPAIHRKTTAEEIIRDTDGQVDYFVAGIGTGGTITGVGQVLKERVPGAKVIAVEPADSPLLTKGTPGPHKIQGIGPNFIPAILDQGVIDEVIDVEFPDAISTARAVGAKDGILVGISSGAAIWAALQIAARPEAAGKNIVVVIPSFGERYLSTALFEDLRED; translated from the coding sequence ATGACCGGCATCCTTCCCGACATCACCGCCGCATTCGGAAACACGCCGCTGGTGCGGCTCAACCACGTGACCGAGGGTGTGGGCGCGAACGTGCTCGCCAAGCTCGAGTTCTACAACCCCGCGTCGAGCGTGAAAGACCGCCTCGGCATCGCGATCGTCGACGCCGCCGAGGCATCGGGCGACCTGCAGCCCGGCGGCACAATCGTCGAGGCCACGAGCGGCAACACCGGCATCGCACTGGCCATGGTCGGCGCGGCGCGCGGCTACCGCGTCGTGCTCGCCATGCCCTCCTCGATGTCGATCGAGCGTCGCCTGCTGCTCAAGGCGTACGGAGCCGAGCTCGTGCTCACCGACCCCGCCGGCGGCATGAAGGGCGCCGTCGCGAAGGCGGAGGAGCTCGTCGCCGAGATCCCCGGAGCCGTCCTCGCGCGTCAGTTCGAGAATGAGGCCAACCCCGCGATCCACCGCAAGACGACCGCCGAGGAGATCATCCGCGACACCGACGGCCAGGTCGACTACTTCGTCGCCGGCATCGGCACCGGCGGCACGATCACCGGCGTCGGACAGGTGCTCAAGGAGCGCGTCCCTGGCGCGAAGGTGATCGCGGTCGAGCCGGCCGACTCGCCGCTGCTCACCAAGGGCACCCCCGGCCCCCACAAGATCCAGGGCATCGGGCCCAACTTCATCCCGGCGATCCTCGACCAGGGCGTCATCGACGAGGTCATCGACGTCGAGTTCCCCGACGCGATCTCGACCGCGCGCGCCGTGGGCGCCAAGGACGGCATCCTCGTCGGCATCTCCTCCGGCGCCGCCATCTGGGCCGCACTGCAGATCGCAGCCCGCCCCGAAGCCGCGGGGAAGAACATCGTCGTGGTGATCCCCTCGTTCGGCGAGCGCTACCTGTCGACGGCCCTCTTCGAGGATCTGCGAGAGGATTGA
- the cysK gene encoding cysteine synthase A, translating to MTGIHSDITTAFGDTPLVRLNSLTEGVSAEVLAKLEFYNPGSSVKDRLGYALIEAAEEAGELLPGGTIVESTSGNTGIALALIGAARGYRVILTMPASMSKERRTLLKAYGAELILTDPYKGMTEAVATAERIVAETPGAVLAKQFESAANAAIHRRTTAEEIWRDTDGRVDWFVAGSGTGGTITGVGQVLKERNPDVKIVLVEPKDSPMLTEGRAGGHRIQGIGPNFIPPVLDRSVIDEVYDVEFDDAITVARDLATREGILAGMSAGAAVWAALDIARRPEAAGQRIVVIVPDSGERYLSTALYEHLREPDKAAS from the coding sequence GTGACCGGCATCCATTCCGACATCACCACCGCCTTCGGCGACACCCCCTTGGTTCGGCTCAACAGCCTGACCGAGGGGGTTTCGGCCGAGGTGCTGGCGAAGCTCGAGTTCTACAACCCCGGATCCTCCGTGAAGGATCGACTGGGCTACGCGCTGATCGAGGCGGCCGAGGAGGCGGGCGAACTGCTCCCCGGCGGCACCATCGTCGAGTCCACGAGCGGCAACACCGGCATCGCGCTCGCCCTCATCGGCGCGGCGCGCGGCTACCGCGTCATCCTCACGATGCCGGCATCCATGTCGAAGGAGCGCCGCACGCTGCTCAAGGCGTACGGGGCGGAGCTCATCCTCACCGACCCGTACAAGGGCATGACTGAAGCAGTCGCCACCGCCGAGCGGATCGTGGCCGAGACCCCCGGCGCGGTGCTCGCCAAGCAGTTCGAGTCGGCCGCGAACGCGGCGATCCACCGCCGCACCACCGCCGAGGAGATCTGGCGCGACACCGACGGCCGGGTCGACTGGTTCGTCGCCGGCTCGGGAACCGGAGGCACGATCACCGGCGTCGGCCAGGTGCTCAAGGAGCGCAATCCCGACGTGAAGATCGTGCTGGTCGAGCCCAAGGACTCCCCCATGCTCACCGAGGGGCGTGCCGGCGGGCACCGCATCCAGGGCATCGGGCCGAACTTCATCCCGCCCGTGCTCGACCGCTCGGTGATCGACGAGGTGTACGACGTCGAGTTCGACGACGCCATCACCGTGGCGCGCGACCTCGCGACCCGCGAGGGCATCCTCGCCGGCATGTCGGCGGGCGCCGCCGTCTGGGCCGCCCTCGACATCGCGCGGCGCCCGGAGGCCGCCGGGCAGCGGATCGTCGTCATCGTGCCCGACTCGGGCGAGCGGTACCTGTCGACGGCGCTCTACGAGCACCTGCGCGAGCCTGACAAGGCCGCCTCGTGA
- the epsC gene encoding serine O-acetyltransferase EpsC, which translates to MTRTIAHVREDLVAARLRDPAARSSIEIALLYPGLHAIWAHRVWHALWVRRIRFIARAGSQITRWLTGIEIHPGATIGRRFFIDHGMGVVIGETAEVGDDVMLYHGVTLGGRQREAGKRHPTIQDGVAIGAGAKVLGPITIGEHSVIGANAVVTKDAPADSVLVGVPAKHRSRRVGEDTRALLSAPEYVI; encoded by the coding sequence CTGACCCGCACGATCGCGCACGTGCGCGAAGACCTCGTCGCGGCGCGGCTGCGCGACCCCGCGGCGCGCTCCTCCATCGAGATCGCGCTGCTCTATCCGGGGTTGCACGCCATCTGGGCGCACCGCGTCTGGCACGCCCTGTGGGTGCGACGCATCCGCTTCATCGCGCGCGCCGGCTCGCAGATTACCCGCTGGCTCACCGGCATCGAGATCCACCCGGGCGCCACGATCGGCCGCCGCTTCTTCATCGACCACGGCATGGGCGTCGTGATCGGCGAGACCGCCGAGGTCGGCGACGACGTGATGCTCTACCACGGCGTCACCCTCGGGGGCCGTCAGCGCGAGGCCGGCAAGCGCCACCCGACGATCCAGGACGGCGTGGCGATCGGCGCCGGCGCCAAGGTGCTCGGGCCGATCACCATCGGCGAGCACTCCGTGATCGGCGCGAACGCCGTCGTCACGAAGGATGCCCCGGCCGACAGCGTGCTCGTCGGAGTCCCCGCCAAGCACCGGTCGCGCCGCGTCGGCGAGGACACCCGCGCGCTGCTGAGCGCGCCCGAGTACGTGATCTGA
- the prfA gene encoding peptide chain release factor 1 produces MFESVKALIEEHAAVQVELSDPAVHADAARAKKVNRRYAELSRIVKAHEDWLAASEDLDAARELAREDDAFAEEVPALEERLAEAQERLRRLLIPRDPDDARDVIMEIKQGEGGAESALFAADLLRMYVQYAASKGWKTELLERNESDLGGYKDVQVAIKGSSSDPAQGVWAHLKYEGGVHRVQRVPATESAGRIHTSTTGVLVFPEVDEPEEIHIDQNDLKIDVFRSSGPGGQSVNTTDSAVRITHVPTGIVVSMQNEKSQLQNREAGMRVLRARLLAKQQEELDAAASDARRSQIRGMDRSERIRTYNFPENRIADHRTGYKAYNLDQVMDGALEPIIESAITTDEEARLAALGSEA; encoded by the coding sequence GTGTTCGAATCCGTGAAGGCGCTGATCGAAGAGCACGCCGCAGTTCAGGTCGAGCTCTCCGATCCCGCCGTCCACGCCGATGCGGCGCGCGCGAAGAAGGTCAATCGGCGCTACGCCGAGCTGTCACGCATCGTCAAGGCGCACGAGGACTGGCTGGCGGCATCCGAAGATCTGGATGCCGCCCGCGAGCTCGCTCGCGAAGACGACGCGTTCGCCGAAGAGGTGCCGGCGCTCGAGGAGCGACTCGCCGAGGCGCAGGAGCGCCTGCGGCGTCTGCTCATCCCGCGCGACCCCGACGACGCGCGCGACGTGATCATGGAGATCAAGCAGGGCGAGGGCGGCGCCGAGTCGGCGCTGTTCGCGGCCGACCTCCTGCGCATGTACGTGCAGTACGCAGCCTCGAAAGGCTGGAAGACCGAGCTCCTCGAGCGCAACGAGTCCGACCTCGGCGGCTACAAAGACGTGCAGGTCGCCATCAAGGGCTCCTCGAGCGATCCCGCGCAGGGCGTGTGGGCGCATCTCAAGTACGAGGGCGGCGTGCACCGCGTGCAGCGGGTGCCGGCGACCGAGTCTGCCGGGCGCATCCACACCTCGACGACCGGGGTGCTCGTCTTCCCCGAGGTCGACGAGCCCGAAGAGATCCACATCGACCAGAACGACCTGAAGATCGACGTCTTCCGCTCGTCGGGTCCCGGCGGCCAGTCGGTGAACACCACCGACTCCGCCGTGCGGATCACGCACGTTCCCACCGGGATCGTCGTGTCGATGCAGAACGAGAAGTCGCAGCTGCAGAACCGCGAGGCCGGCATGCGCGTGCTGCGTGCGCGCCTGCTCGCCAAGCAGCAGGAGGAGCTGGATGCCGCGGCATCCGACGCCCGTCGCTCGCAGATCCGCGGGATGGACCGCTCCGAGCGCATCCGCACGTACAACTTCCCCGAGAACCGCATCGCCGACCACCGCACCGGGTACAAGGCGTACAACCTCGACCAGGTGATGGACGGCGCACTCGAGCCGATCATCGAGTCGGCGATCACGACCGACGAAGAGGCACGGCTGGCGGCGCTCGGCTCCGAGGCTTGA
- the rho gene encoding transcription termination factor Rho, translating to MESISEIHTDSDTDERTDAPEQAEIVTEAPAEEAAATTAPEAETAPEAEAEADAEVEAAAADAPPEEAPAAEPVAEVVEEATADAVAEAPAAADEPVAEEAAPPVKAPRKRAPRRAKSTDVPAADAAPAETVAEAPAADAPAEAVVEPAADEASADAAAEAAPAAAPKTTGRGRGRGRAAAKPAEAPAEAAADAAPAEADAAEPAADAAADASTDAADQGAGDETSSRSRSRSRSRSRGRNAQGGQNGQNGQNAQGGQNGQNAQGGQNAQNGPSEAPKSDDDDQQGGGRGRQRNKRRGPATGDEFETEIGEDDVLIPIAGILDVLDNYAFVRTSGYLPGTSDVYVSLGQVKKYNLRKGDAVVGAIKQPREGEQSSRQKYNALVKVDAINGLSVDDAANRVEFGKLTPLYPQERLRLETAPEKLTQRIIDLVAPIGKGQRGLIVAPPKAGKTIVLQQIANAIATNNPEVHLMVVLVDERPEEVTDMQRTVKGEVIASTFDRPAEDHTTVAELAIERAKRLVELGRDVVVLLDSITRLGRAYNISAPTSGRVLTGGVDASALYPPKRFFGAARNIENGGSLTILATALVETGSKMDDVIFEEFKGTGNSELRLSRQLADKRIFPAVDVNASSTRREEMLLSADEVKITWKLRRALAGLDPQQALEVVLGKLKETQSNVEFLVQMQKSIPTPQTGGGHSHAHDNSIR from the coding sequence GTGGAGTCCATCTCCGAGATCCACACCGATTCCGACACCGACGAGCGCACCGATGCGCCCGAGCAGGCCGAGATCGTGACCGAGGCGCCGGCCGAAGAGGCCGCCGCCACCACCGCACCCGAGGCCGAGACGGCCCCGGAGGCCGAGGCTGAGGCTGACGCCGAGGTCGAGGCTGCTGCCGCCGACGCGCCGCCTGAGGAGGCTCCCGCAGCGGAGCCCGTCGCCGAGGTCGTCGAGGAGGCGACCGCGGATGCTGTCGCCGAAGCGCCCGCCGCGGCCGACGAGCCCGTCGCCGAAGAGGCCGCCCCGCCCGTGAAGGCGCCGCGCAAGCGCGCGCCGCGCCGCGCCAAGAGCACCGACGTGCCGGCCGCCGACGCCGCACCCGCCGAAACTGTGGCCGAGGCCCCGGCTGCCGACGCGCCCGCCGAGGCGGTCGTCGAGCCCGCCGCCGACGAGGCATCGGCGGACGCTGCGGCCGAGGCCGCACCGGCCGCCGCACCCAAGACGACCGGACGCGGTCGTGGCCGAGGCCGCGCCGCAGCCAAGCCCGCCGAGGCTCCGGCCGAGGCTGCCGCTGACGCAGCGCCCGCCGAGGCTGACGCCGCCGAGCCGGCCGCAGATGCCGCCGCCGACGCATCGACCGATGCCGCTGACCAGGGCGCGGGCGACGAGACCTCGTCGCGCAGCCGCAGCCGCAGCCGCAGCCGCAGCCGTGGCCGCAACGCCCAGGGCGGCCAGAACGGCCAGAACGGCCAGAACGCGCAGGGTGGCCAGAACGGCCAGAACGCGCAGGGTGGCCAGAACGCCCAGAACGGCCCGTCCGAGGCGCCGAAGAGCGACGACGACGACCAGCAGGGCGGCGGCCGCGGCCGCCAGCGCAACAAGCGCCGTGGCCCCGCCACCGGCGACGAGTTCGAGACCGAGATCGGCGAGGACGACGTCCTCATCCCGATCGCCGGCATCCTCGATGTGCTCGACAACTACGCGTTCGTGCGCACCAGCGGCTACCTCCCCGGTACGAGCGACGTGTACGTCTCGCTCGGCCAGGTGAAGAAGTACAACCTGCGCAAGGGTGACGCCGTCGTGGGCGCCATCAAGCAGCCGCGCGAGGGCGAGCAGTCCAGCCGCCAGAAGTACAACGCGCTGGTCAAGGTCGACGCGATCAACGGCCTGTCGGTCGACGACGCCGCGAACCGCGTGGAGTTCGGCAAGCTGACGCCGCTGTACCCGCAGGAGCGCCTGCGCCTCGAGACCGCGCCCGAGAAGCTGACGCAGCGCATCATCGACCTGGTCGCGCCCATCGGCAAGGGTCAGCGCGGCCTCATCGTCGCGCCGCCCAAGGCCGGCAAGACGATCGTGCTGCAGCAGATCGCCAACGCCATCGCGACGAACAACCCCGAGGTCCACCTCATGGTCGTCCTCGTCGACGAGCGCCCCGAAGAGGTCACCGACATGCAGCGCACGGTGAAGGGCGAGGTCATCGCCTCGACCTTCGACCGCCCTGCCGAGGACCACACCACGGTCGCCGAGCTCGCGATCGAGCGCGCCAAGCGCCTCGTCGAGCTCGGTCGCGACGTGGTCGTGCTCCTCGACTCGATCACCCGCCTCGGTCGCGCGTACAACATCTCGGCGCCGACCTCGGGTCGCGTGCTCACCGGCGGTGTCGACGCATCGGCGCTGTACCCGCCCAAGCGCTTCTTCGGCGCCGCACGCAACATCGAGAACGGCGGATCGCTCACGATCCTCGCCACGGCGCTCGTCGAGACCGGCTCCAAGATGGACGACGTCATCTTCGAGGAGTTCAAGGGCACCGGCAACAGCGAGCTGCGTCTGTCGCGTCAGCTCGCCGACAAGCGGATCTTCCCGGCGGTCGACGTGAACGCGTCGAGCACCCGTCGCGAAGAGATGCTGCTGTCGGCCGACGAGGTCAAGATCACGTGGAAGCTGCGGCGCGCCCTCGCGGGCCTCGACCCGCAGCAGGCGCTCGAGGTCGTGCTGGGCAAGCTCAAGGAGACCCAGTCGAACGTCGAGTTCCTCGTGCAGATGCAGAAGTCGATCCCGACGCCGCAGACCGGCGGCGGGCACAGCCACGCGCACGACAACAGCATCCGCTGA
- the thrB gene encoding homoserine kinase, giving the protein MSAAVTGVQPGEATVAPGRSVVVRVPATSANLGPGFDTLGLALSVYDELIVTALPEGELEIDVEGEGMGDVPRDGSNLVVRSIAHAFAATGRRMPGLRLQARNVIPHGRGLGSSGAAVVSGILAAQGLLAGDVEIGDETLLRLATELEGHPDNVAPALFGGLTIAWVDETGPQHKKLLVHRGVSPLVFVPDFTMSTEVARSLQPLQVPREDAVFNVSRSALLIAALTQSPELLMAATEDKLHQNYRAQAMPGTDRLVRALRAAGFAAVVSGAGPSVLVLADGPGRRLEAAELAASVSDTPWEAHMLAVDFKGGTVREYAEGAT; this is encoded by the coding sequence GTGAGCGCAGCCGTGACCGGCGTGCAGCCCGGTGAGGCGACGGTGGCCCCCGGCCGCTCGGTCGTCGTCCGGGTGCCGGCCACGAGCGCCAACCTCGGCCCCGGCTTCGACACGCTCGGACTCGCGCTGAGCGTCTACGACGAACTGATCGTCACCGCGCTCCCGGAGGGCGAGCTCGAGATCGACGTCGAGGGCGAGGGCATGGGCGATGTGCCGCGCGACGGCTCGAACCTCGTGGTCCGCTCGATCGCTCACGCGTTCGCGGCGACAGGGCGACGGATGCCGGGCCTGCGACTGCAGGCGCGCAACGTGATCCCGCACGGGCGAGGACTCGGCTCGTCGGGCGCTGCCGTGGTGTCGGGCATCCTCGCCGCCCAGGGGCTCCTCGCCGGTGACGTCGAGATCGGCGACGAGACGCTGCTGCGGCTCGCGACCGAGCTCGAGGGCCACCCCGACAACGTCGCACCCGCGCTCTTCGGCGGTCTGACGATCGCCTGGGTCGACGAGACCGGGCCGCAGCACAAGAAGCTGCTCGTGCACCGCGGCGTCTCGCCGCTCGTGTTCGTGCCCGACTTCACGATGTCGACCGAGGTCGCGCGCAGCCTGCAGCCGCTGCAGGTGCCGCGCGAGGACGCGGTCTTCAACGTGTCGCGATCGGCGCTGCTCATCGCCGCACTCACGCAGAGCCCCGAGCTGCTGATGGCGGCGACCGAAGACAAGCTGCATCAGAACTACCGCGCTCAGGCGATGCCCGGCACCGACCGTCTGGTGCGGGCGCTGCGCGCCGCGGGGTTCGCGGCCGTCGTGTCGGGGGCGGGGCCCAGCGTGCTGGTCCTCGCCGACGGTCCCGGCCGCCGACTCGAGGCCGCCGAGCTCGCGGCATCCGTCTCCGACACCCCGTGGGAGGCGCACATGCTCGCCGTCGACTTCAAGGGTGGTACAGTGAGGGAGTACGCGGAGGGTGCCACCTAG
- the thrC gene encoding threonine synthase has product MAHVWRGVLREYADRLGVTDASTVVTLGEGGTPLLPAPALSRLTGTDVWVKFEGMNPTGSFKDRGMTVAVSRAIEHGAKAVICASTGNTSASAAAYAAHAGITAAVLVPEGKIAMGKLSQAVAHNGRLIQVRGNFDDCLEIARELADHYPVHLVNSVNPDRIDGQKTAAYEVVEQLGDAPDFHFIPVGNAGNYTAYTRGYREEAEAGVSTRVPRMFGFQAEGSAPLVRGEVVKNPETVASAIRIGNPASWELALEARDATDGWFGAIDDTRILAAQKLLAGEVGIFVEPASAISVAGLLDRVEAGIVPQGARVVLTVTGHGLKDPQWALRNADGSDVQPTVVDAETSEVASVLDLAPVEATA; this is encoded by the coding sequence ATGGCACATGTTTGGCGCGGAGTGCTCCGCGAATACGCAGATCGGCTGGGCGTCACCGACGCCTCGACGGTCGTCACCCTCGGCGAGGGCGGCACGCCGCTGCTCCCGGCACCGGCACTGTCGCGCCTGACCGGCACCGACGTGTGGGTGAAGTTCGAGGGCATGAACCCGACGGGCTCGTTCAAGGACCGCGGCATGACCGTCGCCGTCTCGCGGGCGATCGAGCACGGGGCGAAGGCCGTCATCTGCGCGTCGACGGGCAACACGTCGGCGTCGGCCGCGGCGTACGCCGCGCACGCCGGCATCACCGCCGCGGTGCTCGTGCCCGAGGGCAAGATCGCGATGGGCAAGCTCAGCCAGGCGGTGGCCCACAACGGCCGCCTCATCCAGGTGCGCGGCAACTTCGACGACTGCCTCGAGATCGCGCGCGAGCTCGCCGACCACTACCCGGTGCACCTCGTCAACTCGGTCAACCCCGACCGCATCGACGGTCAGAAGACCGCCGCATACGAGGTCGTCGAGCAGCTCGGCGATGCGCCCGACTTCCACTTCATCCCGGTGGGCAACGCGGGCAACTACACCGCATACACCCGCGGGTACCGCGAAGAGGCCGAGGCCGGCGTCTCGACCCGCGTGCCGCGCATGTTCGGCTTCCAGGCCGAGGGCTCTGCGCCGCTCGTGCGCGGCGAGGTCGTGAAGAACCCCGAGACGGTCGCGAGCGCGATCCGCATCGGCAATCCTGCATCGTGGGAGCTCGCCCTCGAGGCGCGCGACGCCACCGACGGCTGGTTCGGCGCCATCGACGACACCCGCATCCTCGCAGCCCAGAAGCTGCTGGCGGGCGAGGTGGGCATCTTCGTCGAGCCGGCTTCGGCGATCAGCGTCGCGGGTCTGCTCGACCGCGTCGAGGCGGGCATCGTGCCGCAGGGCGCCCGCGTCGTGCTCACCGTCACCGGCCACGGACTCAAGGACCCGCAGTGGGCCCTGCGCAACGCCGACGGCTCCGACGTGCAGCCGACGGTGGTCGACGCCGAGACGAGCGAAGTGGCCTCGGTGCTCGATCTGGCGCCCGTGGAGGCGACCGCGTGA
- a CDS encoding homoserine dehydrogenase gives MTDYRRLRVALLGAGAVGSQVARLLLKHSGELADRAGATLELAGIAVRNLDAPREGDLPRELFTTDAESLIVGADIVIELMGGIEPARTYLLQAINSGADVVTANKALLATHGPEIFDAADQVGAEVYYEAAAAGAIPIIRPLRDSLAGDRVQRIMGIVNGTTNYILDRMDTEGAEFADVLADAQRLGYAEADPTADVEGFDAAQKAAILASLAFHTTVPLESVHREGITSIDKTMMDAARHAGYVVKLLAVCERLGDESEESISVRVYPALVDRSHPLASVHGANNAVFVQAEAAGNLMFYGAGAGGVQTASAVLGDVVSAARRHIAGGVGVGESTLANLPIVDIGRVTTRYQITVEVDDRPGVLATVAGTLSDGRVSIATLEQTVAGEDAATARLVIGTHKALEQDLSETVERLAASGVVERVVSVLRVEGD, from the coding sequence ATGACCGACTACCGCCGCCTCCGGGTAGCGCTGCTGGGTGCCGGAGCCGTGGGCTCGCAGGTCGCCCGCCTGCTGCTGAAGCACTCCGGCGAACTGGCCGACCGCGCAGGAGCGACGCTCGAGCTCGCCGGCATCGCGGTGCGCAACCTCGATGCGCCGCGCGAGGGCGATCTGCCGCGGGAGCTGTTCACGACCGATGCCGAGTCGCTGATCGTCGGTGCCGACATCGTGATCGAACTCATGGGCGGGATCGAGCCGGCGCGCACCTACCTGCTGCAGGCGATCAACTCGGGCGCCGACGTCGTCACCGCCAACAAGGCGCTGCTGGCCACCCACGGTCCCGAGATCTTCGACGCCGCAGACCAGGTGGGCGCCGAGGTGTACTACGAGGCTGCCGCCGCGGGTGCGATCCCGATCATCCGACCGCTGCGCGACTCGCTCGCCGGCGACCGGGTGCAGCGCATCATGGGAATCGTCAACGGCACCACGAACTACATCCTCGACCGTATGGACACCGAGGGCGCCGAGTTCGCCGACGTGCTGGCCGACGCTCAGCGCCTCGGGTACGCCGAGGCCGACCCGACCGCCGACGTCGAGGGCTTCGACGCGGCGCAGAAGGCGGCGATCCTCGCGAGCCTCGCCTTCCACACGACTGTTCCGCTCGAGTCGGTGCACCGTGAGGGCATCACCTCGATCGACAAGACGATGATGGATGCCGCCCGCCACGCGGGCTACGTCGTCAAGCTGCTCGCCGTGTGCGAGCGACTCGGCGATGAGAGCGAGGAGTCGATCTCGGTGCGGGTGTACCCGGCGCTGGTCGACCGGTCGCACCCGCTCGCGAGCGTGCACGGCGCGAACAACGCCGTCTTCGTGCAGGCCGAGGCCGCGGGCAACCTCATGTTCTACGGCGCCGGCGCCGGCGGCGTGCAGACCGCGTCGGCGGTCCTCGGCGATGTCGTCTCGGCTGCCCGCCGCCACATCGCGGGCGGCGTCGGCGTGGGGGAGTCCACGCTCGCGAACCTGCCGATCGTCGACATCGGGCGGGTGACCACCCGCTACCAGATCACCGTCGAGGTCGACGACCGTCCGGGCGTGCTCGCCACCGTCGCGGGCACCCTCAGCGACGGTCGCGTATCGATCGCGACCCTGGAGCAGACCGTCGCCGGCGAGGACGCCGCAACAGCGCGACTGGTCATCGGAACGCACAAGGCACTGGAGCAGGACCTCAGCGAGACCGTCGAACGGCTCGCAGCGAGCGGCGTCGTGGAGCGCGTCGTCTCGGTCCTGCGCGTGGAAGGAGACTGA
- the lysA gene encoding diaminopimelate decarboxylase, with protein MSASSHLRTPAPAWLDEPADVNGLVEKVWPVAAERGAGGEVSFGGVAAAELATRFGTPLWVLDEDEVRATARRTLDAFRAAAALQSAQARVYYAGKAFLSAEVVRWVTDEGLAVDVCTGGELALALAAGADPARLGFHGNNKSVAELERAVEAGVGSIVVDSAIEIERLAAIVQRHGATQAVLVRVNSGVHAETHDFLATAHEDQKFGFTLTDAVTAAARIRELSGLELVGIHSHIGSQIFGSAGFREAAARIVELHATLLEGGPLPVLNLGGGFGIAYTSADDPTPIEELATGIVEAVAQECAVRGIPVPNLAFEPGRAIVGRAGVTLYEVGTTKRVDLEGGATRLYVSVDGGMSDNARPSLYGAAFSARIVSRASTAEPVLARVVGKHCESGDIVVDAEYLPADVTPGDLLAVPATGAYCFSLASNYNYVPRPPVVALRGGEARVIVRGETVDDLLARDAGLTAAREGNA; from the coding sequence GTGTCCGCCTCCTCGCACCTTCGCACCCCGGCCCCGGCATGGCTCGATGAGCCCGCCGACGTGAACGGCCTGGTCGAGAAGGTGTGGCCGGTCGCCGCCGAGCGCGGCGCCGGAGGCGAGGTGTCGTTCGGTGGCGTCGCCGCCGCCGAGCTCGCCACGCGGTTCGGCACTCCGCTGTGGGTGCTCGACGAAGACGAGGTCCGCGCGACCGCGCGGCGCACGCTCGACGCCTTCCGTGCCGCCGCCGCGCTGCAGAGCGCACAGGCCCGCGTGTACTACGCGGGCAAGGCGTTCCTGAGCGCCGAGGTGGTGCGCTGGGTCACCGACGAGGGGCTGGCGGTCGACGTGTGCACCGGCGGCGAGCTCGCGCTCGCCCTCGCGGCCGGCGCCGACCCGGCGCGGCTCGGGTTCCACGGCAACAACAAGAGCGTCGCCGAACTCGAGCGCGCCGTCGAAGCAGGCGTCGGGTCGATCGTCGTCGACAGTGCGATCGAGATCGAGCGCCTCGCCGCGATCGTGCAGCGCCACGGCGCGACGCAGGCGGTGCTCGTCCGCGTCAACAGCGGCGTGCACGCCGAGACCCACGATTTCCTCGCCACCGCGCACGAGGACCAGAAGTTCGGCTTCACCCTGACCGACGCCGTGACCGCCGCCGCGCGCATCCGCGAGCTGTCGGGCCTGGAGCTCGTGGGAATCCACAGCCACATCGGCTCGCAGATCTTCGGCAGCGCGGGCTTCCGCGAGGCTGCCGCACGCATCGTGGAGCTGCATGCGACGCTCCTCGAGGGCGGGCCGCTTCCGGTGCTCAACCTCGGCGGCGGCTTCGGCATCGCCTACACGTCCGCCGACGACCCGACGCCGATCGAGGAGCTCGCGACCGGGATCGTCGAGGCAGTCGCGCAGGAGTGCGCCGTGCGCGGCATCCCCGTTCCGAACCTGGCGTTCGAGCCGGGTCGCGCGATCGTGGGCCGCGCCGGCGTCACCCTCTACGAGGTCGGCACCACCAAGCGCGTCGACCTCGAAGGCGGCGCCACGCGCCTGTATGTGAGCGTCGACGGCGGCATGAGCGACAACGCGCGCCCCTCGCTCTACGGCGCCGCCTTCTCGGCGCGCATCGTCTCGCGGGCGTCGACCGCTGAACCGGTCCTCGCTCGCGTCGTCGGCAAGCACTGCGAGTCGGGCGACATCGTCGTCGACGCCGAGTACCTGCCGGCCGATGTCACGCCCGGCGATCTGCTCGCGGTGCCCGCGACCGGCGCCTACTGCTTCTCGCTCGCCAGCAACTACAACTACGTCCCCCGCCCGCCCGTCGTGGCGCTGCGCGGGGGAGAGGCGCGCGTCATCGTGCGCGGCGAGACGGTCGACGACCTACTCGCGCGCGACGCGGGTCTCACCGCCGCCAGGGAAGGGAACGCATGA